A genomic segment from Pelomicrobium methylotrophicum encodes:
- a CDS encoding ABC transporter permease, translating to MTLFQELLLALRLLRRDIRAGELRVLASALVIGVASVTTVAFFNDRVRAALEVQANQLLGADLVVAGDRPLPGSFRDQARALGLAQAELVKFPSMAFADSRSLLVDVRAVEQGYPLRGELRVADGARNASTPRSAPPPGTVWVDERVLSRLGVGVGERLGLGERTFTIAGVIDQAPESVVGFLSLGPRVILNLEDLSSTGLVQPGSRIGYRLLVAGAPAAVEAFRAFATRAVGPGQKVESIRDARPEIRSALERAERFLALSSLAAVILAAVAVALAARRYLQRHFDACAVMRCLGASQGSILRLYAGVFLALGIATSTLGSAVGWAAQAGLVRLLAPLVGGELPLPGLTPLAQGYVAGFVLLLGFAMPPLAALARVPTLRVLRRELGVPGSAGVIGYALGILAIAALIFWEAGDLRLGRIVLLGAVAGLLASGMLSWLVVRGLARLSAGASRAWRMGLANLRRRPLSTAVQVAALSMGLMAMLLLTLVRGDLIQSWRASLPPDAPNRFLVNIQPDQREALQRFFEAQGIPAPKTYPMVRARLIAINGRQVSSADYADERAKRLVDREFNLSWAETPQSDNRIVAGRWWRPEDRGRTAFSVEQGIARTLGIRLGDTLTYDIAGVTLSGPVTSLRTVEWDSFRVNFFVVMPPGVLEAYPASDVASFHLPREREEIMNSLVKRFPNLLVIDVAAVLAQVQAMMDQVIRAVEFVFLFTLAAGVLVLYAAIAATRDERLVDAAIMRTLGARAAQLRAVHMVEFAVIGLLAGLVAAFGATAVGWAVSARVLNVPFQTNGAPWIVGIVAGTAGVALAGWLGVRRVVERPPLQVLSATT from the coding sequence GTGACCCTGTTCCAGGAGTTGCTGCTCGCGCTCCGTTTACTGCGACGCGATATCCGCGCCGGCGAGCTGCGGGTACTGGCGTCGGCGCTGGTGATCGGCGTGGCCAGCGTGACCACGGTGGCGTTCTTCAACGATCGGGTCCGGGCGGCCTTGGAGGTGCAGGCCAATCAACTGTTGGGCGCGGACCTGGTGGTGGCGGGGGATCGGCCCCTTCCCGGCAGCTTCCGCGATCAGGCTCGTGCGCTGGGGCTCGCGCAGGCGGAGCTCGTCAAGTTTCCCAGCATGGCTTTTGCCGACAGCCGCAGCCTGCTCGTGGACGTGCGGGCCGTGGAGCAGGGTTATCCCTTGCGCGGCGAGCTGCGGGTGGCCGACGGCGCGCGAAACGCTTCGACGCCCAGGAGCGCACCGCCACCGGGGACGGTGTGGGTCGATGAGCGCGTACTTTCGCGCCTTGGCGTCGGGGTGGGAGAGCGGCTTGGCCTCGGGGAGCGGACCTTCACGATCGCCGGCGTGATCGATCAGGCACCCGAAAGCGTGGTGGGCTTTCTCAGCCTGGGGCCCCGCGTGATCCTGAACCTGGAGGATCTGTCCAGCACGGGGCTCGTCCAGCCCGGCAGCCGCATCGGCTACCGGCTTCTCGTGGCCGGCGCCCCGGCCGCCGTAGAAGCCTTCCGCGCATTCGCGACCCGGGCCGTCGGGCCCGGTCAGAAAGTGGAAAGCATCCGCGATGCCCGTCCGGAGATTCGCTCGGCGCTAGAGCGGGCAGAGCGGTTCCTGGCGCTGTCGTCGCTCGCTGCCGTGATCCTCGCGGCGGTGGCGGTCGCCCTCGCCGCACGCCGATACCTGCAGCGGCACTTCGACGCTTGTGCGGTGATGCGTTGCCTGGGGGCGAGCCAAGGGTCCATCTTGAGGCTCTACGCCGGGGTGTTTCTGGCGCTCGGAATTGCCACCAGCACGCTCGGATCGGCGGTGGGTTGGGCGGCGCAAGCGGGACTTGTTCGGCTTCTGGCGCCACTTGTGGGCGGCGAGCTGCCGCTTCCAGGGCTTACCCCCCTGGCCCAAGGCTACGTCGCGGGATTCGTCCTGCTGCTGGGGTTCGCGATGCCGCCCCTGGCGGCCCTCGCGCGGGTGCCGACCCTGCGCGTGCTGCGGAGGGAATTGGGCGTGCCCGGAAGCGCCGGGGTCATCGGCTACGCGCTGGGCATTCTGGCCATCGCTGCGCTCATCTTCTGGGAGGCCGGCGACCTTCGGTTGGGGCGCATCGTGCTCCTGGGCGCAGTGGCCGGATTGCTCGCCTCGGGCATGTTGTCGTGGCTCGTGGTCCGTGGGCTCGCTCGGCTCTCTGCGGGCGCGAGCCGCGCTTGGCGCATGGGGCTCGCCAATCTTCGACGCCGGCCGTTGAGCACCGCTGTCCAAGTGGCTGCCTTGTCGATGGGGCTCATGGCCATGCTCCTGCTCACGCTCGTGCGCGGCGACCTGATCCAGAGCTGGCGGGCCAGCTTGCCGCCGGATGCGCCGAACCGGTTCCTGGTGAACATCCAGCCGGACCAGCGGGAAGCTCTCCAGCGCTTTTTCGAGGCGCAGGGCATCCCGGCTCCCAAAACCTATCCCATGGTCCGGGCCCGCCTCATAGCGATCAACGGCCGGCAGGTTTCTTCGGCCGATTACGCGGACGAGCGGGCCAAGCGCCTCGTCGACCGGGAATTCAACCTATCCTGGGCAGAAACGCCCCAGAGCGATAACCGGATCGTGGCGGGGCGGTGGTGGCGGCCCGAGGACCGGGGGCGCACGGCGTTTTCGGTGGAGCAGGGTATCGCGAGGACGTTGGGGATCCGATTGGGCGACACGCTGACCTACGACATCGCGGGTGTTACGCTTTCCGGCCCTGTCACGAGCCTTCGGACCGTGGAGTGGGATTCGTTCCGGGTCAACTTCTTCGTAGTGATGCCGCCCGGCGTCCTGGAAGCGTATCCTGCCAGCGATGTGGCGAGCTTTCATCTCCCCCGCGAGCGGGAGGAAATCATGAACTCGCTGGTGAAGCGCTTTCCGAACCTGCTGGTCATCGACGTGGCGGCGGTGCTCGCCCAGGTGCAGGCCATGATGGACCAGGTGATCCGGGCCGTGGAATTTGTGTTCCTGTTCACCCTGGCGGCGGGGGTGCTCGTGCTCTACGCCGCCATCGCGGCGACGCGCGACGAGCGGCTTGTGGATGCGGCCATCATGCGCACGCTCGGTGCGCGGGCAGCCCAGTTGCGGGCGGTGCATATGGTGGAGTTCGCCGTGATCGGGCTGCTCGCTGGCCTGGTGGCGGCGTTCGGTGCCACCGCCGTGGGCTGGGCGGTATCGGCGCGAGTGCTCAACGTTCCCTTTCAGACCAACGGCGCGCCATGGATCGTCGGCATTGTGGCGGGAACGGCGGGTGTGGCGCTGGCGGGATGGCTGGGAGTGCGCCGGGTCGTGGAGCGGC
- a CDS encoding ABC transporter ATP-binding protein, which yields MRQGDKVLLRACGLSKQVHIGPRTLAILSDVSFEVESGEAVAVVGASGSGKTTLLGLLAGLDVPTRGRVYIDGIDVFSLDEDGRAALRRDRIGFVFQSFHLLSAMTALENVMLPMELAGNRHARETALSLLERVGLAERIHHYPKQLSGGEQQRVALARAFAAAPRLLLADEPTGNLDPATGEEIITLMFELNREQGTTLVLVTHDPAVSERCHRRLQLSGGRLLGNGEARP from the coding sequence ATGCGCCAGGGCGATAAAGTGTTGCTGCGCGCCTGCGGCTTAAGCAAGCAGGTCCACATCGGGCCGCGGACGCTGGCCATTTTGAGCGATGTGAGCTTCGAGGTCGAGTCGGGCGAAGCCGTCGCGGTGGTAGGCGCTTCGGGGTCGGGCAAAACCACGCTGCTGGGATTGCTGGCGGGGCTCGACGTTCCCACCCGAGGGCGCGTGTACATCGACGGCATCGATGTGTTCTCGTTGGACGAGGATGGGCGGGCGGCGCTGCGACGGGACAGGATCGGCTTCGTGTTTCAGTCCTTTCATCTCCTGTCGGCGATGACCGCGCTGGAAAACGTGATGCTGCCGATGGAGCTGGCGGGAAACCGCCACGCCCGCGAGACCGCGCTGTCGCTTCTTGAGCGGGTGGGACTGGCGGAGCGCATCCACCACTATCCCAAGCAGCTCTCGGGTGGCGAGCAGCAGCGGGTGGCGCTGGCCCGCGCGTTCGCTGCGGCGCCCCGCCTGCTGCTCGCCGACGAGCCGACGGGGAACCTGGACCCGGCTACCGGCGAGGAGATCATCACGCTCATGTTCGAGCTCAACCGGGAGCAGGGCACCACGCTGGTGCTGGTGACCCATGATCCCGCTGTGTCGGAGCGCTGTCATCGCCGGCTGCAGCTGAGCGGGGGTCGCTTGCTCGGAAACGGCGAGGCCCGCCCGTGA
- a CDS encoding arylesterase: protein MTWLLASASAFAAPVIVVLGDSLSSGYGLPTGSGWVTLLEARLRHHGYPHAVVNASVSGETSLGGRNRIAAVLERHHPDIVIVALGGNDGLRGLPPETTRANLAAIIEAAHRRNAQVVLVGMRLPPNYGKAYTEKFQAIFPELSRRYKVPLVPFLLEGFGERRDFFQPDGIHPTAAAQPLMLDNVWPALKPLLAANPSSSRAGGRAP from the coding sequence GTGACCTGGCTGCTGGCCTCCGCCAGCGCCTTCGCCGCGCCCGTCATCGTGGTGCTCGGCGACAGCCTGTCCTCAGGCTACGGGCTTCCGACCGGCAGCGGCTGGGTGACCCTTCTCGAAGCGCGCCTGCGCCACCACGGGTATCCCCATGCGGTGGTCAACGCCAGCGTCAGCGGGGAGACCTCCCTCGGGGGACGAAACCGGATCGCCGCGGTGCTGGAGCGCCACCATCCCGATATTGTAATCGTGGCACTCGGCGGAAACGACGGCTTGCGGGGCCTGCCTCCGGAAACCACCCGCGCAAACCTCGCCGCCATCATCGAAGCGGCGCACAGACGCAACGCGCAGGTCGTGCTCGTCGGCATGCGATTACCACCGAACTACGGCAAAGCCTACACGGAAAAGTTCCAAGCCATCTTTCCCGAACTGAGCCGGCGGTACAAAGTGCCCCTGGTGCCGTTCCTCCTGGAAGGCTTCGGCGAGCGTCGGGATTTTTTCCAGCCTGACGGGATCCACCCGACCGCGGCCGCCCAGCCCCTCATGCTCGACAACGTGTGGCCGGCTCTTAAGCCGCTCCTGGCGGCGAATCCCTCGTCCAGCCGCGCCGGCGGCAGGGCTCCCTGA
- a CDS encoding serine/threonine-protein kinase — MPTGTTAPPSLEYVGKYRIIRELGRGSTCRVYLAQDPFNDREVAIKVIFPHGQGGTRENKRFMRAFMSEAALAGRLKHPHIAAIYDAAMEESYSYLVMEYVPGGTLQQFCDPAHLLPVEQVVEIIFKCCRALDYAMRQGVIHRDVKPGNILVTQGTEIKISDFGTAFLQIADHTQLTGVGSPAYMSPEQIQEKELTHQTDIYSLGVVMYRLLTGRLPYESRHTDKLLDEILHVDPPPPSTHRPAIPAALDRIVMRAMRKEVHERYATWLEFAKDLAAVFSQLHGPGHAAADMEKFSALKQLPFFERFEDSQIWEVLGMATWTRIAKNAVIVQEGTVGESCFILVEGEVQVSRSSTELTRLGPGDCFGLVLYFEERSRARTTTVTALTDCSLLELPAAALNRASEACQAQLNKAFLRLLVNRLERPSKP, encoded by the coding sequence ATGCCAACGGGAACCACTGCCCCACCCTCCCTCGAGTACGTCGGCAAATACAGGATCATCCGCGAGCTCGGCCGCGGATCCACCTGCCGTGTCTATCTCGCCCAGGATCCGTTCAACGACAGGGAGGTGGCCATTAAAGTCATCTTTCCCCACGGCCAGGGGGGTACGCGCGAGAACAAGCGCTTCATGCGGGCGTTCATGAGCGAAGCCGCCCTCGCCGGGCGGCTCAAGCATCCCCACATCGCCGCCATCTACGACGCCGCGATGGAGGAGAGCTACAGCTATCTCGTGATGGAGTACGTGCCGGGCGGCACGTTGCAGCAGTTCTGCGACCCGGCGCACCTCCTGCCCGTGGAACAGGTGGTAGAGATTATCTTCAAGTGCTGCCGAGCGCTCGACTATGCCATGCGCCAGGGCGTCATCCATCGGGACGTGAAGCCGGGCAATATCCTGGTCACCCAGGGAACCGAGATCAAGATCAGCGACTTTGGGACCGCGTTCCTCCAAATCGCCGACCATACCCAGCTCACCGGCGTCGGTTCGCCCGCCTACATGTCCCCCGAGCAGATCCAGGAAAAGGAGCTGACTCACCAGACCGATATCTATTCCCTGGGCGTGGTGATGTACCGGCTGCTGACGGGCCGTCTGCCCTACGAATCGCGGCATACCGACAAGCTCCTGGACGAGATCCTGCACGTGGACCCGCCCCCGCCGAGCACCCACCGGCCGGCGATCCCCGCGGCCCTCGACCGCATCGTCATGCGGGCGATGCGTAAGGAGGTCCACGAACGTTACGCCACGTGGCTCGAGTTTGCGAAAGACCTGGCTGCGGTCTTCAGCCAGCTCCATGGGCCAGGGCATGCCGCCGCGGACATGGAGAAGTTCAGCGCACTCAAACAACTGCCCTTCTTCGAGCGGTTCGAAGACTCGCAGATCTGGGAAGTCCTCGGCATGGCCACCTGGACGAGGATCGCCAAGAACGCCGTGATCGTGCAAGAGGGTACGGTGGGTGAATCCTGCTTCATCCTGGTCGAAGGCGAAGTGCAGGTCTCACGCAGTAGCACCGAGCTCACTCGGCTCGGGCCGGGAGACTGTTTCGGCCTGGTGCTTTACTTCGAAGAGCGCTCCCGGGCGCGAACCACCACCGTCACCGCCCTGACCGACTGTTCCCTGCTGGAGCTGCCGGCCGCCGCCCTCAACAGGGCCTCGGAGGCCTGCCAGGCCCAGCTCAACAAGGCGTTCCTGCGCCTGCTGGTCAACCGTCTGGAGCGGCCAAGCAAGCCGTAG
- a CDS encoding response regulator, with translation MTIAPDLGGVKVMVIDDSNTIRRSAELFLSQAGCQVILAEDGFSALTKITEHHPDVIFIDIMMPRLDGYQACALIKRNPRFRSIPVIMLSSKDGVFDRARGRMVGSDEYLTKPFTREDLVNAVRAHVRRSGPIKEIPHGDQKSSCG, from the coding sequence ATGACCATCGCCCCCGACCTCGGTGGCGTCAAGGTGATGGTGATCGACGACAGCAACACCATCCGTCGCAGCGCCGAGCTGTTTTTGAGCCAGGCCGGCTGCCAAGTGATCCTCGCCGAGGACGGGTTCTCTGCCCTCACCAAAATCACCGAGCACCATCCGGATGTCATCTTCATCGACATCATGATGCCGCGGCTCGATGGCTATCAGGCCTGCGCCCTGATCAAGCGCAACCCCAGGTTCCGCTCCATCCCCGTCATCATGCTCTCGAGCAAGGACGGGGTGTTCGACCGGGCCCGGGGCCGCATGGTCGGATCGGATGAATACCTGACTAAACCCTTTACGCGTGAGGACCTGGTCAATGCGGTCCGGGCCCACGTGAGAAGGAGCGGTCCAATCAAGGAGATACCCCATGGCGATCAAAAAAGTTCTTGTGGTTGA
- a CDS encoding response regulator yields MAIKKVLVVEDSATDRQALSEMLKKNGFEVYTAENGEEAVTKADQLKPDLILMDIIMPGTNGFQATRVITRNDATKHIPVIIISSKGQETDKIWGMRQGARDYIVKPVQEAELLRKISALA; encoded by the coding sequence ATGGCGATCAAAAAAGTTCTTGTGGTTGAAGACTCGGCGACCGACCGGCAGGCGCTGTCGGAAATGCTGAAGAAGAACGGCTTCGAGGTTTACACCGCCGAGAACGGCGAAGAAGCGGTCACGAAGGCCGACCAGCTCAAGCCTGATTTGATCCTGATGGACATCATCATGCCCGGTACCAACGGCTTCCAGGCCACCCGCGTCATTACCCGCAACGATGCCACCAAGCATATCCCCGTGATCATCATCAGCAGCAAGGGTCAGGAGACGGATAAGATCTGGGGGATGCGCCAGGGAGCGCGCGACTACATCGTAAAACCCGTCCAGGAAGCGGAACTGCTGCGCAAGATCTCCGCTCTCGCCTAG
- a CDS encoding chemotaxis protein CheW, with protein METGLGSLKEYQEHLLARIRDSAANGAATSYLGMVVAEERWAVRLTDVSEVIPVPTLHTVPLTQSWFLGITNIRGSLYAVADIAALIGRGHAPLNADTRLVLIHPRFRVNAGFIITRTLGLRNIPLPSQPPEKEEVSWITAEYHEPDGKVWKELDIRRLVSDPRFLDIASPRLTAAG; from the coding sequence ATGGAGACCGGGCTCGGAAGCCTGAAGGAATACCAAGAGCACCTGCTGGCGCGCATTCGCGACTCCGCGGCGAACGGCGCGGCGACCTCCTATCTGGGCATGGTCGTGGCGGAGGAGCGCTGGGCCGTGAGGCTCACTGACGTGAGCGAAGTGATCCCTGTGCCCACCCTGCATACCGTCCCGCTGACCCAGAGTTGGTTTCTCGGCATCACCAATATCCGCGGCAGTTTGTACGCTGTTGCCGATATCGCCGCGCTGATCGGCCGCGGGCATGCGCCGCTCAATGCCGACACGCGGCTCGTGCTGATCCACCCCAGGTTCCGCGTCAATGCCGGGTTCATCATCACGCGCACGCTCGGGTTGCGCAACATTCCGCTACCGTCCCAGCCGCCAGAAAAAGAAGAGGTCTCGTGGATCACGGCCGAATACCACGAACCGGACGGCAAGGTTTGGAAAGAGCTGGATATTCGACGCTTGGTGTCCGATCCGCGCTTCCTGGACATCGCTTCGCCCCGGCTCACTGCGGCTGGATAA
- a CDS encoding methyl-accepting chemotaxis protein: MASVASELKISTPSADAESAPSSEQAARGAGSQASSLATLIERLTSGAEGELPRGLPLLRRFSFQHQMLLLGVLVLLFLALTVTTFGFVIWEARINRTQTAVSTEMQMWSQRAAILAEQSARGNADAFAQLAKGVATFSADLEALRAGGDTHGTSLPKASPEVLPLLDEVSARWEPIAEDVGFILSQQRGLVTLKQSEDFIRQAGPQLKSLSQQLGVVAMERREDPRSVAMARQLYYDVVNFDFLEANSQISTDEPDRQVALNLAHNVKAFETLVEGLASGSAELGLAPLKHPDSQRIATSLLELTSEFRRHIVSVVVNMENLARAKEAYRKVSRASEPLLASLEKLTDAYRRQGGGYGGTALGLLFAVLTVASLGLMAKVHLDDARRRAIENEQANRRNEQAILRLLDDMSQLAEGDLTRHARVTEDITGAIADAVNYAIDELRSLVNQINQAANQLTESTRQGRAVSSQLLQVAEKQAQEIQATTSSVLQMAASMDTVSANAQECAQVAQQSLAASEKGAGAVQQSIASMDALREQIQETSKRIKRLGESSQEIGEIVQLIAGITEQTNVLALNAAIQAAAAGEAGRGFTVVAEEVQRLAERSAEATKQISAIVRTIQSDTHDAVVAMEKSTLGVVEGAKLTDAAGQALQEINAVSRRLADLVAQITRATEEQLQVAQAVARNMRGILHITQQTTKGTKWTAESMGQIYELAQKLKVSVSGFKV, translated from the coding sequence ATGGCATCGGTCGCATCGGAGCTCAAGATCTCCACCCCGTCCGCTGACGCCGAGTCAGCCCCGTCGAGCGAGCAAGCTGCAAGAGGTGCGGGAAGCCAGGCGAGCAGCCTCGCCACCCTCATCGAGAGGTTGACCAGCGGAGCCGAAGGCGAGCTGCCGCGAGGTCTGCCGCTGCTGCGCCGCTTCAGTTTCCAGCACCAGATGTTGCTGCTGGGCGTCCTGGTTCTTCTGTTCCTCGCGCTCACCGTCACCACGTTCGGTTTCGTCATCTGGGAGGCGCGCATCAATCGTACCCAGACCGCCGTCTCGACCGAGATGCAGATGTGGTCGCAGCGGGCAGCCATCCTCGCCGAACAGTCCGCTCGCGGAAATGCAGACGCTTTTGCCCAGCTCGCCAAAGGCGTGGCCACCTTCTCCGCCGACCTGGAAGCGTTGCGTGCCGGGGGCGACACGCACGGCACCTCGTTGCCGAAAGCGTCACCCGAGGTGCTGCCGCTGCTGGATGAAGTGTCCGCGCGCTGGGAGCCCATCGCGGAGGACGTGGGCTTCATCCTCTCGCAACAGCGGGGATTGGTCACGCTGAAGCAGAGCGAGGACTTCATCCGCCAGGCAGGTCCCCAGCTCAAAAGCCTGTCGCAGCAATTGGGCGTGGTCGCGATGGAGCGGCGCGAGGATCCACGGTCAGTCGCGATGGCGCGGCAGCTCTACTACGACGTCGTGAACTTCGATTTCCTCGAGGCCAACAGCCAGATCTCCACCGACGAGCCCGATCGCCAGGTGGCGCTTAATCTCGCGCATAACGTCAAGGCGTTTGAGACGCTCGTCGAGGGTCTAGCCAGCGGTAGCGCGGAGCTCGGCCTGGCGCCGCTCAAGCACCCCGATTCCCAGCGCATCGCCACCTCCCTTCTCGAGCTCACCAGCGAATTCCGCCGCCACATCGTCAGCGTGGTCGTCAACATGGAAAACCTCGCTCGTGCAAAGGAAGCGTACCGCAAAGTTTCCCGGGCCAGCGAACCCCTGCTCGCCTCCCTGGAAAAATTGACCGATGCATACAGGCGACAAGGGGGCGGCTACGGCGGCACCGCCCTCGGGCTGCTGTTCGCCGTGCTTACCGTGGCCTCCCTGGGCCTCATGGCCAAGGTCCACCTCGACGACGCGCGCCGCCGGGCAATTGAAAACGAGCAAGCCAACCGCCGCAACGAGCAAGCCATTCTCCGCCTGCTGGACGACATGTCGCAGCTCGCCGAAGGTGATCTTACCCGCCACGCCCGCGTAACCGAGGACATCACCGGCGCCATTGCCGATGCGGTCAATTACGCCATCGATGAGCTGCGCAGCCTGGTCAACCAGATCAACCAGGCCGCCAACCAGCTCACCGAGTCGACCCGACAGGGACGTGCGGTCTCCAGCCAGCTCCTGCAGGTGGCGGAAAAGCAGGCCCAGGAAATCCAGGCCACCACGTCTTCGGTGTTGCAGATGGCCGCCTCCATGGACACCGTGTCTGCCAACGCCCAGGAATGCGCCCAAGTGGCCCAGCAGTCGCTCGCCGCTTCTGAGAAAGGCGCCGGTGCTGTGCAGCAATCGATCGCCAGCATGGACGCCCTGCGCGAGCAAATCCAGGAAACCTCCAAGCGGATCAAGCGCCTGGGCGAGAGCTCCCAAGAAATCGGCGAGATCGTGCAGTTGATCGCCGGCATCACCGAACAGACCAACGTGCTGGCGCTCAACGCCGCGATCCAGGCGGCCGCCGCCGGTGAAGCCGGTCGCGGCTTCACCGTGGTGGCGGAGGAAGTGCAACGCCTGGCGGAACGCTCTGCCGAAGCCACGAAGCAGATCAGCGCCATCGTGCGCACGATTCAAAGCGATACCCACGACGCCGTGGTGGCGATGGAAAAAAGCACCCTGGGCGTGGTGGAGGGGGCCAAGCTCACCGACGCCGCTGGCCAAGCCCTCCAGGAGATCAACGCGGTATCCAGGCGCCTTGCAGATCTGGTGGCCCAGATCACCCGCGCCACCGAGGAACAGCTTCAGGTCGCCCAGGCAGTGGCCAGGAACATGCGGGGAATTCTCCACATCACTCAGCAGACCACGAAGGGGACCAAGTGGACCGCCGAGTCCATGGGTCAGATCTACGAGCTGGCCCAGAAGCTCAAAGTCTCCGTATCCGGCTTCAAGGTCTGA